The window GACACGGGCAACATGGAGGTGCTCGCCCAGTTCGGCGACGAGCGGCAGAGGAAGCAGTGGCTCGAACCGCTGCTCGCGGGCGAGATCCGTTCGGCGTTCGCGATGACCGAGCCGGAGGTGGCCTCCTCGGACGCCACGAACGTCACCACGCTCATCGAGCGCGAGGGCGACGAGTACGTCATCACCGGCCGCAAGTGGTACATCTCCGGCGCGATGAACCCGGACTGCAGGATCTTCATCGTGATGGGCAAGACCGACCCGGACGGCCCGGACATCCGCCGCCAGCAGTCCATGGTGCTGGTGCCGCGCGACACCCCCGGCGTCACCGTCCGGCGCGCGATGCGGGTCTTCGGGTACGAGGACCACTCCCACGGCGGCCACGCCGAGGTGGTCTTCGACCACGCGCGCGTGCCCGTCTCCCACCTGATCGGCGAGGAGGGGGGCGGCTTCGCCATCGCCCAGGCCCGGCTCGGACCGGGCCGTATCCACCACTGCATGCGGCTGATCGGCATGGCCGAGCGGGCGATCGAGCTGATGTGCCGCCGGGCGGTGTCCCGCACCGCCTTCGGCAAGGCGCTGGCCCAGCAGGGCGTGGTCCACAACTGGATCGCGGACGCGCGGGTCACCGTCGAGCAGTTGCGGCTGCTGGTGCTGAAGACGGCCTGGCTGATGGACACCGCCGGCAACAAGGGCGCGCACACCGAGATCCAGGCCATCAAGATCGCCACGCCTCGTGCGGTGGTCGGCATCCTCGACCGGGCCATCCAGTTGCACGGCGCGGGCGGGTTCAGCCAGGACCTCCCCCTCGCCGAGCTGTACGCGGCCGCGCGCACGCTGATGATCGCCGACGGTCCGGACGAGGTGCACCAGCGGTCGCTGGCACGGCGGGAGTTGAAGAAGTACCTGTGACGCGCGGTGGTCGGGGCACCGGCGGTGCGGCGCCCGGGTCACGCGGGGAGCAGCGCCGCCTCGCGTGAGAAGAAGGCCAGTTGGGCCTTCTTCTCCGGCAGGTACACGTCCGGCAGGTCCACTTCGGGCAGGGTGACAAGGGGTCCTGCGGTGAAGCCCTCGCGGAGGAAGCGGGCGACGGCCTTGCCGTTGCGCACGTCGGGGTCGACCACCACACGGGTGCGGCCGGGGCCCAGGAGGACGTACGACAGCAGGGCCGTCATCAGCCGGGAGGTCCACCCGGACCGCTCGGCGCCCGGCGCGGCGGGTGCCAGGAGCAGATGGATGCCGAGGTCGCCGGGATCGACGGCGTAGCACTCGCCGACGCGGTCGGCGGACGGTTCGTAGGTCTGGAGGAGGGCGACCGGTTCGCCGTCCTTCGCGACGAGGAAGGCGTGGTGGGTGTCGAGGGTGGCCATATGGGCGTAGATCTCGGCCACCTGCTCCTCGGTGAGACCGGTCATGCCCCAGAACGCGGCCCGTTGCTCACTCACCCAGCGGTGGACCACCCCGGCGTCGGCCCGTGCGTCCAGCGGCAACACGCGAACGGTGCCGAAGCCGTCGAGGTGCTCCTCGTGGACGGCCTCGCGGGAGGCGTACGGGCGGTGCGGGGCGTTGACGGTGTGCGCGGTGCTCACGCTGTGCGCGTCAGACATCGGTCTCCTCGCTCTCCTTCTTCATCCGCTCCCAGTCGGTGACGACCGGGACGAGCTTTCCCGCGCGCCACAGGGGCAGTTGGTCGCGGTGGTGGGGCGAGCCGGGGATCCCGGACGCGCCGAACGGGACCACCCACCGGCTGTCCTCGCGGCGTGCCAGGTCCCACACGTAGCGGGCGGCCGGACCACGCGCGGCCAGGTCGGTGAGGCCGGGGACGGCGGAGGTGCACAGCACGCAGTCGTGGTCGCCGGACAGTCCGGGTTCGTCGTACGGCGTCCCGGGCGGCAGCGCCCGCCAGGGGGCGAGGCGGTGGGTGTCCCCCCAGGTGCCCGCGGGTGGCCGGGCGGCTGCCTCCTCGATCGCCTCGCGGACGGTGGACGGCCGGTCGATCCCGTACGACTTCTCGGCGGTCAGGAGGTGTTCGAGGGCGTAGGCGACGCGCGGGAGCAGGGCCAGCCAGGGCAGGAAGACCTCGGGGTACGCGGGCGGGTCGGCCAGCACGGCGAAGGCGGGATGGGCCGCCAGCCGGCGTACGACAGCAGAGCGCACGGTCGCGAAGAGGGCCGCGTCGGTACTGTCGGCGTCCATGTGGCGGTCCCACCGCAGGAGCCTGTCCCGCAGGGCGGCGGCCCCGTCGCTCAGGCCGTCGAGGGCGGCGAGGTGTCCCAGCAGGGGCGCGGCGGAGGCGAGCCAGGTGTCGGTGTGGAGCGCGGAGACCTCGGCGGCGGACCACCGCCGGCGCTCGTCGAGCAGGCCCCGGATGCGGTCGGCGCGGTGCGGCGGGGCGAACTCGACGCCCAGGGGGGCGGCCGGGCCGCGCTGATTGGCCATGACGGCGACGCCGTCGGTCAGTCCGGCGCGCGGCGGCTCGTGCCATCCCCGCCAGTCGTGTCCGGGCTCCCAGGCGGGCACCACACGGATCCGGTTGGCCTCGGACCGCACCGGCACCCGGCCGGCCACGCGGTGCAGCACCCCGCCCCGGGTGTCGGCGGCCTGCACGACGTTGACCGGCTCGGCCCACCGGTCCACGGCCCGGTCGACGTCGGCAACCCGGCGCGCCCGCAGCAGGGGCAGCAGGGCCTCGAACCCGAGGTCGCCGGTGACACGGGGCGGGTGGCGCAGGCTGATCGCGACCGGGACCGCGCCGGACTCGTCCGCACCGTCGTCCAGCCCTTCGGGGCCGCCGATGACGACGGGGCCCCGCTCGGTCTCCAGCACCTCCACCTCGACCGGATCCTCTCCGGCCACCTCGATCGTCTCGGTGTGCCGGGCGGCCCGCCGCCAGATGCCGTCCGGACCGAGCGCCTCGACGCCGGCGCCGGTGCGCCGCAGCCGTTCCCGGTACAGGTCCTGGTAGTCGGCCATGGCGTTGGTGATGGCCCAGGCGACCGTGCCGGTGTGCCCGAAGTGGGCGATGCCGGGGACGCCGGGCACGGCGAGGCCGACGACGTCGAACTCGGGGCACGCCAGGTGGATCTGCTGGTAGACGCCCGGCTCCTCGATGAAGCGGTGCGGGTCGCCCGCGATGACCGGCTGCCCGGTGACGGTCCGCTCGCCGGCGACGAGCCAGCCGTTGCTGCCCGAGGTGCCGGGGCCGTCGGTGGCGAACAGGCCCACCGCGTCCGCGTCGAGGCGGGTCACCACCTGCTCGCGCCACAGCTTGGCGGGGAAGCCCGCGAAGAGGATGTGAGTGGCGAGCCAGACACCCAGGGGCGTCCACGGCTCCCAGCGGCCGGGCGTGAGGCCGGCGCGGGCGAACTCCGGGGCCGTGGCGGCCGTCAGTCCGGCGTTGACGCCGTCCACGTACGCCCGGACCCAGTCCGCCGTCTCCGCGTCGCACCGCTCCAGGGCCATGAAGCAGCGGCGCGCGGTGTCGTCCAGGCGGGCGCGCCGCGCGAACCGGTCCCAGGGCAGGGCCGACGGGCCGAGGAAGGACGCCGAGGTGCCCTGTGCGCGGTGCCGCTCCACCTCCAGTTGCCAAGAGCGGTCCAGGGCGGTGACGCGGCCCTGGGCGCGGGCCAGTTCCGCCACGCCGTCCGCACGCAGGTGGGGAATGCCCCAGTCGTCGCGGTAGACCTCGGTCGCCACCCCACACCCCTTCGTCATGTTTAGGCAAGCCTAACCTAATTCATTCCTGGCGGAATCGTACGGATCCGCACCGCGGGAGGCACTCGAACGCGCGCACAGTGCTCGCACAGAAATGGCATGTGCCGTTCATCGGACGGCCACGCGACGCGCGTTGAGGCGACAGGGTCCGGCCCTTGAATTCCCTTGCGCGGGCCGACCGGTCATCGCGCGGCGACATTGTTTCCACAGTGGGGGGAACCACAGGTGGCGGCCACGCACCATGGGCCCGGCGGTAGGAATGCGGACGGACCGGGCCAGGACAGAGCAGAGTCCGAGACGGCGGTTTCCGACAGATCGGAGTCCGACAGATCGGAGTCCGGCAGATCAGCGTCCGAGGGATCGGGGTCCGGCAGATCGGGGTCCGGCAGATCGAGGTCCGACGGAGGGCAGTCCGGACGACCGGAACCCGTCGAAGGGCCTTTCAACCGACCGGAGTCGGGTGAACCGTCGCCCCGGCGGCCCCGGGCCGCACGCGGGTTCGGCGACCGGGTCTTTCGCCTCCAGCTGACGGCCACCGGAGTCGTCGTCCTCGCCATCATGGCGGCGGTCGGCCTCTTCCTGCTGCTGCGGGCCGGACAGGCGCTGCGCGTCGCCAAGTTCTCGTTCTTCACCACTGCCGCCTGGCAGCCGGACGCCCACAACTTCGGCATCGCGGCCGTACTCACCGGAACCCTGCTGATCGCCGCCGTCGCGGTGGCCGTCTCCGTTCCGCTGGCCGTCGCGACAGCCCTGTTCATCTCGGACGTGGCGCCGCGCAAGCTGCGCCGCACCCTGGTCGCCATGGTCGACCTGATGGCCGCCGTGCCGTCGGTGGTGTACGGGCTGTGGGGGCTGTTCCTCCTCCAGCAGAACGTGATCGGGCTCTCGCGCTGGCTGTCCGACTGGTTCGGCTGGATCCCGCTGTTCACGGTGGACGGCACCCAGCCGGGCGACCCGCTCGCCTCCGCCAGCGTCTACACCGCGTCCACCTTCATCGCCGGGATCGTCGTCGCCCTGATGGTCGCGCCGATCCAGTGCTCGGTGATGCGGGAGGTCTTCGCACAGGCCCCGGCCGGCGAACGCGAGGGCGCCTACGCGCTCGGTGCCACCCGCTGGGGGATGATCCGCGCGGTCGTCCTGCCCTACGGCAAGGGCGGCATGATCGGCGGGACGATGCTCGGGCTGGGCAGGGCGCTCGGCGAGACGATCGCGGTGTACATGATCATCTCACCGGTCTTCGTCATCCAGCCGCACATCCTGCAGACCGGCTCGAACTCGGTCTCCGCGCTGATCGCGCTCCACTACGGCGATGCCTCCTCCTTCGGTATGTCGGCGCTGATGGCGGCGGGCCTGGCGCTGTTCGTGCTCACCCTGGCGGTCAACTTCACGGCCTCCACCATCGCGGCCCGCTCCCGTTCCGGCGCACAGAGCGAGGCATGAGATGACCGTCGTCCAGGACACCGCCCACAGCGTCGAGGACTCGGCACCCCGCGGCCCTGCCGGGTCCGCCGAACTCCCCGACCAGCCACGCCGGATCGGCGGCCTGACCCGCTCGGGCGTGCTCGCCCTGTGCGGCGCCGCACTCTCCGGGTTCTGCACCGCCGTGCTGCTGTTCGGCCAACTCGCCCCGCTCTCCGGAGCGCTGGGGTTCACCGTCACCGCCTACGTCGCCTTCCTCGCCTGCTACGCGGTGCTGACCGGACTGGAGGAGGACGGTCAGGCCGTACGCGACCGGGTGATGACCGTGGTGCTGTGGACAGCGGCCACGCTGCTGTTCCTCGCGCTCGCCCTCGTCGTCGGCTTCACCGCCTGGCGCGGTCACGAGGCGCTGGGGCACCTCAACTTCCTCACCGAGGACATGCAGTCCACGGGCCCGCTGGACCCGCTGGACCACGGCGGTATCGCCCACGCGATGCTCGGCACCCTCATCATGATCACAATCGCCCTGGCGATCACCGTGCCGCTGGGTCTGACCTGCGCGGTCTACCTCAACCAGATCCCCGGCCGCTTCTCCCGGTTCGTCAGGACCATCGTGGAGGCCATGACGGCGCTGCCGTCGATCGTGGCCGGCCTGATGGTGTACGCGGTCTGGATCCTCGGCCTCGGCATGCAGAAGTCGGGCCTCGCGGCGGGCTTCGCGATCAGCGTGATGATGCTGCCGATCGTGATCCGCGCGGCGGACGTCGTACTCCGGCTGGTGCCGGGCACGCTGACCGAGGCGGCCGAGGCGCTGGGCGCTCCGCGCTGGCGCACCGTGTGGCACGTGGTCCTGCCGACCTCGCGCTCCGGGCTCGCCACCGCGGTGATCCTCGGCACCGCCCGCGGCATCGGCGAGACCTCGCCCGTACTGCTCACCGCCGGCTACATCGCGGCGGTCAACGCCAACCCGACGAACGGACCGATGGTCTCGCTGCCGCTGGCCGTCTTCACCTTCGTCAAGTCGCCCGAACCCGCGCAGATCGCCCGCGGTTTCGGCGCGGCGGCGGTCCTGATGGCCCTGGTCCTCGTGCTCTTCACCGTCGCCCGGGTGATCGGCGGCCGCGGCCCCGGCCATCTCAGCCGCCGGCAGGCCCGCCGCGCGGCCCGCGCCTCACGCCGTGACGTGGACCGCTTCACCGAACTCCACGCTCCCGCACTCCCGTTGTTCGACAGCGTCCCGCAGACCACCGACCCGTCCGCCACAGCCTTCAGGCCCACCACCGAGGGCCTGGGACACAAGCCCGGAGAAACCGACTGATGCGCAGTCACCTGCCCCTTCGTCCGCGCCGCCTACGCGCGCCGGCGATCTCAGTGTCGCGGCAGGCACCGTTCGCCCCGTCGCGACGCCCGGCACGCTCCCCCGAGCTCTTCGAGCAGGGGGGACCCCCACTCACCGCACCGGCCGAAAGCCCAAGTACGCCCAGTACGAGGGCTTCCGGCCGGCACGCCGACAGCACGCACCGGACGCCGCTCCTTCACGGGCGAACACTGCCTGCCGCGACACTGTGCGCGCTGCTCGCCATGATCGCCGGGCTGCTGGCCGGCCCGCTCGCGGCGACCGCCGCCGCCGAGAGCTACACCCCGATCGCCGGAGCCGGCTCCACCTGGGCCGAGAACGCCGTCGACGAGTGGCGCCGCGCCGTCAACCAGTACGGCATGCGGATCAGCTACGCCGGCACCGGATCCTCCGACGGCCGCCGCCAGTTCCTCAGCGGCACGGTGGACTTCGCGGTCTCGGACATCCCGTTCCAGACCAACCCGACCGACGGCTCCGCCGCCGAGCGGCCGGGTGCCGGGTCGTACGCCTACATGCCGATCGTGGCCGGCGGCACCGTCTTCATGTACCACCTGACGGTCAACGGCCAGCGGGTCACCAACCTCCGGCTCTCCGGCGACGTGGTCACCAAGATCTTCACCGGCGCCATCAAGTCCTGGGACGACCCGGCGATCAAGGCCGACAACCCCGGTCTGCAGCTGCCCCACCGCCCCGTCGTCCCGGTGGTCCGCTCGGACGGTTCCGGCTCGACGGCCCAGTTCACCCTGTGGATGGCCAACCAGCACAAGGCCCTGTGGCAGGACTACTGCCGCAAGGTGGGACGCTCCGGCGCGTGCGGGCAGACCTCCTACTTCCCGACCGTCCCCGGCATGATCGCCCAGTCCGGTGACCTCGGTGTCGCCGCGTACGTGTCGCAGAGCTACGGCGAGGGCGCGATCGGCTACGTCAACTACTCGTACGCGCTCAACGCGCACTACCCGGTCGCCAAGGTCCTCAACCACGCCGGCTACTACACCGAACCGACCCCGCAGAACGTCGCCGTCTCGCTGCTCCAGGCGAGGATCAACACGAACAAGAGCTCGCCGGACTACCTCACCCAGCAGCTCGACGGCGTCTACAACGACCGGGACAAGCGCAACTACCCGCTCTCCAGCTACTCGTACATGATCCTGCCGCTGAAGGTGCAGGGCACGTTCACCAAGGAGAAGGGCAAGACGCTCGGCGCGTTCTCCTACTACTTCATGTGCCAGGGCCAGCAGCAGGCACCCCAACTCG of the Streptomyces sp. NBC_01788 genome contains:
- the pstS gene encoding phosphate ABC transporter substrate-binding protein PstS gives rise to the protein MIAGLLAGPLAATAAAESYTPIAGAGSTWAENAVDEWRRAVNQYGMRISYAGTGSSDGRRQFLSGTVDFAVSDIPFQTNPTDGSAAERPGAGSYAYMPIVAGGTVFMYHLTVNGQRVTNLRLSGDVVTKIFTGAIKSWDDPAIKADNPGLQLPHRPVVPVVRSDGSGSTAQFTLWMANQHKALWQDYCRKVGRSGACGQTSYFPTVPGMIAQSGDLGVAAYVSQSYGEGAIGYVNYSYALNAHYPVAKVLNHAGYYTEPTPQNVAVSLLQARINTNKSSPDYLTQQLDGVYNDRDKRNYPLSSYSYMILPLKVQGTFTKEKGKTLGAFSYYFMCQGQQQAPQLGYSPLPINLVQAGFDQIRRIPGVQAQNINIKGCNNPTFTADGHNRLAETAPYPAECDKKGATACTTGSGGAKSGGGSGSSGGTSGGSTGGGTNGGSTGGGSTGGGSTGGSTGGGSATGGTSGGGTGGSGGAGGTGGTGPDGTGQPSVDPDTGQTLAPGGAPGGGGEGGGATVADGTIALAQPVTVAGRPGWTGTQTLMLITALLLLGLVLLPSVVSRAIAARNGGRDGHNRFTNGGPR
- a CDS encoding GNAT family N-acetyltransferase, translating into MSDAHSVSTAHTVNAPHRPYASREAVHEEHLDGFGTVRVLPLDARADAGVVHRWVSEQRAAFWGMTGLTEEQVAEIYAHMATLDTHHAFLVAKDGEPVALLQTYEPSADRVGECYAVDPGDLGIHLLLAPAAPGAERSGWTSRLMTALLSYVLLGPGRTRVVVDPDVRNGKAVARFLREGFTAGPLVTLPEVDLPDVYLPEKKAQLAFFSREAALLPA
- a CDS encoding penicillin acylase family protein; its protein translation is MTKGCGVATEVYRDDWGIPHLRADGVAELARAQGRVTALDRSWQLEVERHRAQGTSASFLGPSALPWDRFARRARLDDTARRCFMALERCDAETADWVRAYVDGVNAGLTAATAPEFARAGLTPGRWEPWTPLGVWLATHILFAGFPAKLWREQVVTRLDADAVGLFATDGPGTSGSNGWLVAGERTVTGQPVIAGDPHRFIEEPGVYQQIHLACPEFDVVGLAVPGVPGIAHFGHTGTVAWAITNAMADYQDLYRERLRRTGAGVEALGPDGIWRRAARHTETIEVAGEDPVEVEVLETERGPVVIGGPEGLDDGADESGAVPVAISLRHPPRVTGDLGFEALLPLLRARRVADVDRAVDRWAEPVNVVQAADTRGGVLHRVAGRVPVRSEANRIRVVPAWEPGHDWRGWHEPPRAGLTDGVAVMANQRGPAAPLGVEFAPPHRADRIRGLLDERRRWSAAEVSALHTDTWLASAAPLLGHLAALDGLSDGAAALRDRLLRWDRHMDADSTDAALFATVRSAVVRRLAAHPAFAVLADPPAYPEVFLPWLALLPRVAYALEHLLTAEKSYGIDRPSTVREAIEEAAARPPAGTWGDTHRLAPWRALPPGTPYDEPGLSGDHDCVLCTSAVPGLTDLAARGPAARYVWDLARREDSRWVVPFGASGIPGSPHHRDQLPLWRAGKLVPVVTDWERMKKESEETDV
- the pstC gene encoding phosphate ABC transporter permease subunit PstC, whose translation is MAATHHGPGGRNADGPGQDRAESETAVSDRSESDRSESGRSASEGSGSGRSGSGRSRSDGGQSGRPEPVEGPFNRPESGEPSPRRPRAARGFGDRVFRLQLTATGVVVLAIMAAVGLFLLLRAGQALRVAKFSFFTTAAWQPDAHNFGIAAVLTGTLLIAAVAVAVSVPLAVATALFISDVAPRKLRRTLVAMVDLMAAVPSVVYGLWGLFLLQQNVIGLSRWLSDWFGWIPLFTVDGTQPGDPLASASVYTASTFIAGIVVALMVAPIQCSVMREVFAQAPAGEREGAYALGATRWGMIRAVVLPYGKGGMIGGTMLGLGRALGETIAVYMIISPVFVIQPHILQTGSNSVSALIALHYGDASSFGMSALMAAGLALFVLTLAVNFTASTIAARSRSGAQSEA
- a CDS encoding acyl-CoA dehydrogenase family protein, which codes for MDFAFDARTEELRARLLAFMDEYVYPAEAVAEEQRAELASPWDTPAVVEELKTEARRQGLWNLFLPDAGYGAGLTNLQYAPLAEIAGRSPHLAPVALNCAAPDTGNMEVLAQFGDERQRKQWLEPLLAGEIRSAFAMTEPEVASSDATNVTTLIEREGDEYVITGRKWYISGAMNPDCRIFIVMGKTDPDGPDIRRQQSMVLVPRDTPGVTVRRAMRVFGYEDHSHGGHAEVVFDHARVPVSHLIGEEGGGFAIAQARLGPGRIHHCMRLIGMAERAIELMCRRAVSRTAFGKALAQQGVVHNWIADARVTVEQLRLLVLKTAWLMDTAGNKGAHTEIQAIKIATPRAVVGILDRAIQLHGAGGFSQDLPLAELYAAARTLMIADGPDEVHQRSLARRELKKYL
- the pstA gene encoding phosphate ABC transporter permease PstA, with the translated sequence MTVVQDTAHSVEDSAPRGPAGSAELPDQPRRIGGLTRSGVLALCGAALSGFCTAVLLFGQLAPLSGALGFTVTAYVAFLACYAVLTGLEEDGQAVRDRVMTVVLWTAATLLFLALALVVGFTAWRGHEALGHLNFLTEDMQSTGPLDPLDHGGIAHAMLGTLIMITIALAITVPLGLTCAVYLNQIPGRFSRFVRTIVEAMTALPSIVAGLMVYAVWILGLGMQKSGLAAGFAISVMMLPIVIRAADVVLRLVPGTLTEAAEALGAPRWRTVWHVVLPTSRSGLATAVILGTARGIGETSPVLLTAGYIAAVNANPTNGPMVSLPLAVFTFVKSPEPAQIARGFGAAAVLMALVLVLFTVARVIGGRGPGHLSRRQARRAARASRRDVDRFTELHAPALPLFDSVPQTTDPSATAFRPTTEGLGHKPGETD